The genomic DNA CGGCCCCTGGGAGGTGACCATGGATTTCGATTCAGCGCTTCTCCGGGATAATGGCCCTGGCGGCATTTTGCGGCCTCTCTTCAACTAGAAAATGTCCCAGAAGCTGATTCTGCTCAGTTCGTATGGCCCAGACGGCACCCGGACGACTGCGAATGACTTTACGATCGCCTGGCACAAGGGTGCCATACGACTCTTCGGTGTCCTTCTGACTTCGCCAGAATAATTCAATCGTTTCGCGACCTGCGTTGATGAAAGTCACTGCTTGCGGGATTCCGGCCGGTCGTGACACGGGAAGCGACATTCCTTCATGGGGAACCCATGCTAATGCCGGGAGATCGGCGGCTGACCGTCGGGCTGCTGCTGTGCGAGTGTTCCGCAACGTTACAAATGGATGCGGAACCGGCGGCCGTGGTCGTTCTTTCCACATCTGTTCGCTGAGCAATGTCAGAAGGCCTTCATGCTCGGGGCGTCCTGCAATATTCTGATTCTCGTCCGGATCATTCGAATGGTCGTAGAGTTCCTGAGCTGTGACACTGCCGGTTGTCTGATCCTGCCATTCGATGTACCGGTATCGATCCGTTCGCATGGCATACCCCATATATTCTCGACCCTCATGAGTGCGAGGGAACTGGCTGTACGCAGCTTCCTTAACGCTGCTGGATTCTCCCTTCAGAATTGGTACCAGGCTTGTGCCTTCCACCGATTCAGGAACCGGCAACGCGGCCAGTTCACACAAAGTTGGATAGATGTCGACAAATTCAACGAGCGCATTCGACATTGTTCCATTTGCCTTTGCTCCGGGAGCCCGGATCATCAACGGTGCGCGAGTATCGATTTCGTAGTTGGTCTGCTTACACCAGGCGCCATGCTCGCCGAGCTTCCAGCCATGATCACCCCAAAGCACAACAATCGTATTCTGGTGAAGGTCTAGTGATTCCAGTTGTTGCAGGAGTAGCCCCACCTGAGCGTCAATAAAGGAAACGGACGCGTAGTAACCGTGTTTCAGCTCGCGTTGCTGATGGACGCTCAGCGGACGTTCAAAGGGCGACGGTGCATCGGCGTAATCCATGTAAGCGCGGATTTCATAGAAACCTCCCAGTGAACGATTGCCGAATGCAACAGCGGGTGAATCCCGGGGAAGAAATGAGTTGGTTGCTAATGGTATTTGATCGCGGTTGTAAAGCTCCCAGTATGGCTGAGGAACAATAAACGGCAGATGTGGACGAATATAACCGACCGCCAGAAAGAACGGTTTTTCTCCGCGGGCCAGTTCGGTCATCTTCTCCAAGGCATCCCGAGTTTGCTTGCCGTCATAGTTTTTGGTTTCGGGCTGTTGCTGAACTTCAGTCGCTGGTCCACGCATTCGCGCGATCACTGATTGTGGCCGCCCGTCTTTCTTCATCTGTTTCCGATACTCTGCCAGCCGAAGACGATTGTCTTCTGAATAGGAGATCACTCCCTGTGGATTATGTGTTGGCTCGTCCCAGGATGCGGCATCGGGAAACGGATTGTGAAAAATCTTGCCGTAGGCCACCGCTCGATAACCATGAGATCGAAAGTGCTGTGGCACTGTTACTGCATCCGGAATGACAGAACGCATCTCCGTGATCAGGTCCCAGACTCTTGTGGAATCCGGCCGCATCCCCGTCATCAACGACACTCGCGAAGGATTGCAGACGGCCTGCTGACAATAGGCCCGACGAAATGCAACGCCGGATGCGGCAAGCTCATCGATATGGGGCGACTGAATGGCTTCGACACCGTAGCAGCCCAGCTCATTCCGCAAGTCATCAATAGCGATGAACAGAACATTGGGCCGCTGGATTTCATCCGCAAGGCCGGTGAAAGACAGCTTCGTGAGCAACACAACGGCGATTAACATGTTTCGCATGAAACGCAGCCCCTTCTACAGTCGGACGATAAACGCAGTCTGCTGGTGCATTCTCATTCTGCCAGCGCGTTCTCCTTCTATAACGCTCACGGCCGAACAATGAATGTCCCAATTCCCTTTCGGAATCGCAAGTCATATATTGGGGCAGGCGCAAGTGAAACTCACTGTCGAGATCACCAGCCGTCTGTATCTGTCGGCCGAACACAACGAAGGCCGGCAGTGACCACCGACAATTTCAGAACGGTTAAGAACCAAAGCTCCGACAAGTCGGAGCACTCCAAAATAATGGAGTGCGGTGACTCGGCACCGCTTTGGATTTTCCAGCTCCGACCAACGAGGCCAAAACGACAGAATCATGACCGACAACAAGTTCAAAACGGTTCAGAACCAAAGCTCCGACAAGTCGGAGCACTCCAAAATTATGGAGTGCGGTGATTTTCAGAATGTTTCGGCATGTTGATTTCGAGTGCAACTTCCGCGAGGACCCCTGTCTTGTCACAGTCACTGCTTCAGGTCATCAGGATTATTCTGGCTGCGTCGTTCATCATCGTTCGGGGGCATTCATTGAAAGCGGACGACGCGAATTTGCAGTTCACGAAAAATCAACTCACAGATGAGCAGGTAGCTGCATTCGCCGCTCTGGCATTGAAAAGCATTCCGCAGGAATTCCCGAATAAGCCATCGAACGTCATGACATCAGCGGCGGACGTAAAATCTCCGAAGCAAATGCATCCTGTCTTCTACGGATGCTTCGACTGGCATTCTTCCGTCCATGGACACTGGATGCTGGCACGTCTGCTCAGGAATTATCCCAACGCTCCGATCGCACCTCGCATTCGAGCGGTGCTGAATGATCAACTCACACAGGATAAACTCAGGACGGAGGCGGAATATTTTACGGGCAAAGAAAACAAGAGCTTCGAGCGGATGTACGGTTGGGCATGGACTCTTCAACTTGTGGCAGAACTGCATGACTGGCAGGACGAAGATGCCCGGCGATGGCGCCAGAATCTGGAGCCACTCGAACGGACCATTGTTCAGCTGGCCAGCGAATATCTGCCAAAGTTGTCATTTCCAATCCGCACAGGCATCCATCCCGACACTGGCTTCGCATTGGCGATGGAGCTGGACTACGCTCGCACAGTGAAGAATTTGCCGTTTGCGGAATTGATTCAGGCGAAGGCGATGGCGTTCTACGGACAGGACCGGGATTACCCGGTCCACTACGAACCCTCCGGTCACGATTTCTTTTCTTCCGGCTTCAATGAAGCAGATCTGATGCAGCGCGTTTTGCCAAAGCAAAAGTTTGCAGAATGGTTAGACCAGTTTCTTCCCCATCTGCGTACAAACAAGATGGGCCCAATGATGACGCCGGTCAAAGTCACTGATGTGACGGACGGGCATCTGGTGCATCTCGCCGGGCTCAATCTGTCACGTGCCTGGACAATGAAGGGAATTGCGGCGGCGCTGCCGGAGCATGACGATCGCCGCGAAATCCTGCTGGAGAGCGCGCATGCGCACGGCAATGCAGGACTGAGTTACGTGACAAGCGGCCACTACGAAGGTGAACACTGGCTGGCAACGTTTGCCGTGTATTATCTGACCAGGTAATGCTCATGTGACAATTGCCGGTGTGATTTTGAATTCCAGGTGCATCTCCCCAGGTTCAAATGCCCAGGCGATTGTTTGCCATTCATGATGCGACACTTCTGGCGTTGAGATTTTTCCCGGCGCGGCGTGAAATTGTTCCCGGAAGAATTCCTGACAATCATCACAGACGCACCTCTGGTCTCCTCGGAATCAGCGTCTGACGCTGGTGTTGTGGTTTTTCAACATAATTTGAATTTCTTCACATGGGTGAACTACGTTTTCGGATGAGTTTTTCAGGCATTACGGGTTGGTTCGTCAGAACCAGTCCTGACTCCCAGGTGTTGTATGGTCGACTCCGATGAGAATTCTCCCCTTCCAATGCGTTCTGACTGGCCTCGTGCTTCTGGCGTTCGGTGCAACGAGCCATCAATGCCTGGCGGAGGACCAAATAGCTTTGGCGACTACCAGGCATGCGAAGGAGATGCCGCGACCTGACGAAGCTCATGGTGAGTCTGACGACTCAGATTCAAAACGTCTGGAAATCCATATCTCGGAGGCAGCCGAAATCGGAACTGAACTTCCCGGGTTTCCGCCGGATGAGATTGCGGGAGTTTCCACGAAGGAACTGACTGGTTTCAGAATCATTGGTGGTGATGACGGCGGAGTCTTTCAGATTGATTCGGAGACTGGAAAGATCGCTGTCAGGAACTCTGACGCTCTTGACTTCGAAACAGCCCCGATGCGGCGGCTTGAAGTCGCAATGCAGCGAAAGTCGGTCAGCGAAGTTGAACGATCGCTGGAGCAGCAGTTCCTGGAATCGATTGAGGAATCGGGAGCTTCCGTCACTGACTTTGTTCCGCAGCTACGAGTGCATGCGAACGTGACATTGTGGCTTTTTACTGACGATGTCAACGAAACGCATAAGCTGGCTGGTCATGTACTGACGGTTCCGGAGAACTGTTTTCATGGTCATTCGGCAGGCAGGATCCGGGTGGATGATCCGGATGCCGATGGGAAGTTTCAGTTCGAGCTGCTTTCTCAGTCTCCATCAGATGCGTTTGCTGTCGACGAGCAATCGGGGGAGATCACTGTGGAAGATCCCGCAGCCATGAATTTCGAGCGTTGCAGTGAATTTCATTGTCTGGTCCGGGTTCGCGACCAACACGGTCTCTCCGTAACAGAAAAAGTGATCATACGCCTCGTCGATATCAATGAGGCGCCAGACCTGAAGTCCGGCTCATGGACACTTCATCCAGGCACAGATCAGGCATTCCGAATAGCGGCTACTGATCCGGATTGCGATGACATTCTGATCTACCGCCTCCTTGTCGATCCTACCAACGGGGCTTTCGACCTGGACCCTGTCAGCGGCGATCTGATTCTTATCGATCCCTCTCTGCTGGCAAAAGCGTCGGGCGACGGTTGTACTCTGTTACTGCAGGCGGAAGATAAATCCGGAGCCCTTTCGGTTGGAAGTGTCCGTGTTGAATGGACTCCTCAGAATGTACAGTCTCAGGGAATTGCCGCAGCCATTCCTGATGGAAATCTCTCCATCGGTCCCGGTGCGTGGCCCGCTGGAACAAGACGAACCTCTCGATTCTTCGCCATCTTTGTGGCAACCATCACGGCGATCTTTGCAATAGCTTTCTGGGAGAAGATGCGAAGACGATCCATCAAATCGATCGACTGGGACGCAGCGCGTCCATCGGAGCCCGTTCATCCGGACGCTGATGTGAATGCATTCCGGGAGCAGGTCGAATCGCTGCGGAACGAGGTGAAACGAAATCACATCGAAGCGAATCGGATTGTGCTGGAGAAAGACACACAGATTCGAGAGCTCAGACTCCAAATCACTGAGTTGAGTGCGCTCCTTGCCGAGAAGGTCGAAGCAGAGCAGGTCGAAGCAGAGCACAATTATGAGCCGGGCATGCCGATATCGGTTGACGATGGTCAGTTCTCCAGCCGGTCTGAGCCATCATACGCAGACTCCTATCAGCCCGATTTGCTGAAGACGCAAATGGAAACGGCTGAATTCGTGGTGCCCCCTTCAGAACGCGAATACGATTCGGCGGATCATTCTTCCAGTGATTCGGACTTAATGGATATCCGCGACCAACTTGCCGGGCTGTTCAGCCTGACGCAGGCTGCCCACAAAACCGATCCATCAAAGTTGAATTCCGCTGCTGCTGAACAGGAATCGCACGAAGATTCAGTGACCGCGTATCTGCAGAAGCTCTTGAAGCCGGGAGGGAAGGCTTCGTTGGGTTCGGAATCTCCGCAGGGCTCGGCAGAGACCGACCGGCGGGGGAACGATCGTCGCCAGTACAATGATCCGTCACGACCGCCTGAGTTGGAGCGACGCAAAGGTAGTCGCCGAGCAGTCGATGTAGAGTCTCTGCGGAAAGATATGAACTCGTTCCGAAATGTTTCTCGGCAGTCTACCGAGTTTGCGCTGGCAGCTCATTCATTCCGGAAGGTCCGCAATCGTTTGCTGGTTCGTCGAGCGATCCTGATCAGCCTGCTGTTCGTGGCAGTTGCTGTTTGGTTCGGGCGCATCTCTCAGGTCATGACGAATCAGTTGCTCGTGTGGTCACTGACAGGGACGCTGTTGTTTATTGCAGCGGAATTGACCTTTCGTATTTTGAAACTGAAGTCCAGAGTGAAGAACAGCTGGAAATCGCTGATCAGCAGTGAGTCAAACCCCGAGACGCCCGTCAGTTCCGAGGTTTCTCAACCCTCAACGATTGCCAGCGCCATATCCAAACGTCATGAATCTTCAGAGAAATCGACTTGCAAATCTGTTCCTGCGTCGCAGGACGCAGCGAAAGCCTGAACGGCAGGCATCTTTGCTTTCGGCTGGAGTTGCTGCGAAGTTAATCGACGAAAACATTCAGGCAGGTTAGTTCCGGCGGACAGCGCCATCTCATGGGATCCTTCCCACCAACTCCGCGAGATACATGTAAATTCAGGGTGTCAATTCTGAACAAGCCAGAGGCATACCGCACTCCATACCAGCTGGGCGCAAACACAGGTCCGATAACCGGCAACACAACCTGGCCGCCGTGGGTATGTCCGGCAAGCATCAGGTTGAATCCGGATCGCTGAGCGAATCGAAGCTGGTCTGGCCCGTGGCTCAACAGGAGTTTCAGATCCGCAGTGTGCTGGTGCACGACTGGGGGAGCTTTCCCCAGCCACGGCCGTTCCGTTCCGCAGATCACAATGTTTCGATCTGCCAGCTTCAGGGTGATTGCATTTCCCGAGACATCAATCCAGCCCGTCTGTTCGACCTGCTTTCGTATCTCGGATGAATCGAATCTCCAGTCATGATTACCCAGCACGAAGAAACACGGTGCGATTTCTGTGAGGGGCTTGAGTAGCCTGCAAGCTAATGGCAGAAGTGTGGGATCATCGATCAGATCGCCGGTGAAAGCAAAGACGTCCGGTTTCATTTCCATGGCTCGATCAAAAAGCCATTGGTAGTACCCTTCTCCCGGACAGCCCACGAAATGCAGGTCGGAAAAATGAACGATCCGGATCGGTGACGTGTTTTTCACTTCCTGACGAAATTCAGAGCTGCTCCCGACTTCTCCCGAAAGATGAACCGATTTTTCATTGATCTGCAGATGATAGATTTCATTTAACGGGAAAAGACGCGATAAGTGCATCCGCGTTCCCTTCACGTTGTTACCCGCTGATGGTGTCACCGCAGGGGCGGAAACATCGTACGTTCTGCTGCTGTCGGTCCGATGGAAATCCCGCTTCATGACAAGATGCCATCGCAGGATGCCAACGATCAGCGGTATTGTGCCCGGGATGGTGAACAGAAGAAGATTCTGAGCCCACCGTGGCTGGCCGGCGAATGTGCCACCTGTTAGCAGTCCATTCGGGCACACTCCCAGCTTCCAGATGACGAATGCAGCGAACAGCACTACAGCAAGGTCATGCAGTTTGCGAAAGGCTTTCAGGATCAGGTAGCTGATCCCCAAAGAATGCGTTCGATTGACCAGCATCACCCAGTATTCAGTGTGCCCGGCGATGCTGGCCAGCAACAATAAACATCCTGTCAGTATTGTCATGAAACGGCGATCAGCATCTTTGTTGCAGGCTTCCGGATCGACATCATTCGAAGGGGGCCGCCGATATCCGTGGATGCGTCATAGAGAAGCTTACGGAATCAGGAGGGAATTCAGGATCGAGCCTGTTGCTTTGCCCAGGCATCTTTCAGTGTAACCGTTCGATTAAATACCAGAGCCTCTGGTGCAGAATCTCTGTCGACGCAGAAGTATCCCAGACGTTCGAACTGGAACTGATCACCAACAGACGCGTTTGCCAATGCCGGCTCCAGCATTGCTGCTGTGTTGACGCGGAGCGATTCAGGATTCAGGTTCGAACGCCAGTCCAGTGATTCGTCGTCGACTTCATCCGGATCTTCGCGAAGAAACAGGTGATCATACATCCGGACTTCTGCAGGGATTGCGTGTTTTGCCGAAACCCAGTGCAGTGTCGCTTTTACCTTGCGGCCATCCGGAGCATCACCACCGCGTGTTTCCGGATCATAGGTACAGTGGATCTCCGTAATTTCCCCACTCGCATCTTTGATCACATCAGTGCAGGTGATGAAATAGGCCCATCGCAAACGCACTTCACGGCCAGGGCCAAGCCGGAAGAACTTCTTCGGTGGATCCTCCAGGAAATCCTCGCGTTCGATGTATAACTCCCGGCTGAACGGAACAACCCGTGTTCCGGCGGCGGCATCCTCCGGGTTATTGATGGCATTCAGTTCGTCACTTTCACCTTCCGGGTAATTTGTGATGACAACCTTCAGGGGGTTCAGCACCGCCATACGACGTTCTGCACGACGATTCAGATCTTCGCGCAAATGGTTCTCCAGCACGACCATGTCCATGGTTGCATTGTGCTTGGTGACACCCACATGAGCGCAGAACGCTCGAATGGCTTCGGGGGTGTATCCCCGACGCCGGAGGCCGCACAGAGTTGGCATTCGTGGATCGTCCCAGCCACTGACGGCATTGTCCTGAACGAGTTGCAGCAGTCTCCGTTTGCTCATGACGGTATACGTGAGGTTCAGGCGATTAAACTCAATCTGCTGCGGATGATGAATCGCCAAAGCATCGCAGTACCAGTCGTACAGTGGTCGGTGGTTCTCGAATTCCAGCGTACAAATAGAGTGGGTGATCTTTTCGAGCGAATCCGACTGACCGTGTGTGTAGTCGTAGGTCGGGTAGATGCACCACTTATCACCAGTGCGATGGTGTTCGGCAAATCGAATTCGGTACATGATGGGATCACGCAGCAGCATGTGAGGATGCGCCATGTCAATTTTGGCGCGAAGCACATGAGTACCTTCAGCAAATTCGCCAGCTCGCATTCGACGAAACAAGTCCAGATTCTCTTCGGGAGTCCGGGAACGATACGGGCTGTGCACACCGGGTTCTGTTGGCGTTCCTCTGCCCGCGCGGATTTCCTCAAGTGGCAGCGAGCAGACGTAGGCTTTGCCGTCACGAATCAGTTGCTCTGCCCATTCGTAGAGCTGTTCAAAGTAGTCTGATGCGTAGAACAGGCGATCATCCCAGTCGAATCCCAGCCAGCGCACGTCTTCCATGATGGAATCGACGTACTCTGTGTCCTCTTTTTCCGGGTTGGTATCGTCGAAACGCAGGTTGCACTTCCCGCCGTACTCTTTGGCTATGCCAAAGTTCAGGCAGATAGACTTCGCGTGGCCGATGTGCAGGTACCCATTCGGTTCCGGCGGAAACCGAGTCTGGACCCGCCCGCCCCATTTTCCGGTAGCATTGTCTTCTTCGATGATCTGACGGACGAAGTCGCGATGTTCTGATGGGGTATTCATAACTTCAGGCCAACCTGGCGAAATGGTGAATTCAGACGCGTTTGCGGCAAGGCCAACGGTTTCCGCGTCATCTCGCGTGAACAGTAGTTTTCTGTCCGCACATCGGAAAGTGCAGATGCCTGCCGAGTTTTGCCTTTCTCAAGGGGACACATGGCAAATGCATTGTGTTCAGGGAATGGCGACCCCCAGGGACCGAAGGACTCCCGATAATCCCAGCAGCGGGAGACCGGTAATTGCGGTGAAATCTGACGTTTCAACCTCATCAAAGAGACTGATCCCGGCACGCTCCACCATGTAGCTGCCCGCACAGTGAATGGGATCGTCAAGTGTTACGTAGCGATAAATCTCGCCGTCGTCGAGCGGTCGCATCCGCAGTCTTGTTTCGTTGATCAGCGAATATTCAGCCCCTGCCATCCACACAGTCACTGCCGTATGGAGGCAATGTGTTTTTCCAGCCAGCATGCGAAGCTGTTGCCGCGCCTTCTCCTGGTCTCCGGGCTTTCCGAGCGTTTTGCCAGCGAGGTCAACAACCTGGTCGGCGCCAATGACAATGGCTTCCGGCCGATTCGCCGCCACTGCTCGGGCTTTCTCCTGCGCCAAACGAGACGCAAGGTCTGCTGGTGCGAGGGGCAGTTCTGAAAACATGCTCTCGTCGACCTCGGGAGCAAGACATTCGAATTCCAGCCCCAACCGACCAAGCAGTTCGCGACGGTAGACAGAAGTGCTGGCAAGAATGATTTTCATAGGTTCAGTTTTGGTCGTGTGGATCTGTCGGGATGAACTGCGGCAGCAAACGATCAGCCGCTCGCATGATCGGCAAATAACGCCCCATCCAGTGGCTTAAACTCACTCTAACAAATCCCTGGTTTGCACCAAACGAAGGGCTGCGCATCTTATCCAGTCTTCCGGATGAATCGTGCAGTCCGTTTGTGCGAACAATTCCGTCTTTGCCAGAAGCGATGCCGTC from Planctomycetaceae bacterium includes the following:
- a CDS encoding DUF2891 domain-containing protein; its protein translation is MLISSATSARTPVLSQSLLQVIRIILAASFIIVRGHSLKADDANLQFTKNQLTDEQVAAFAALALKSIPQEFPNKPSNVMTSAADVKSPKQMHPVFYGCFDWHSSVHGHWMLARLLRNYPNAPIAPRIRAVLNDQLTQDKLRTEAEYFTGKENKSFERMYGWAWTLQLVAELHDWQDEDARRWRQNLEPLERTIVQLASEYLPKLSFPIRTGIHPDTGFALAMELDYARTVKNLPFAELIQAKAMAFYGQDRDYPVHYEPSGHDFFSSGFNEADLMQRVLPKQKFAEWLDQFLPHLRTNKMGPMMTPVKVTDVTDGHLVHLAGLNLSRAWTMKGIAAALPEHDDRREILLESAHAHGNAGLSYVTSGHYEGEHWLATFAVYYLTR
- a CDS encoding cadherin repeat domain-containing protein; translated protein: MPRPDEAHGESDDSDSKRLEIHISEAAEIGTELPGFPPDEIAGVSTKELTGFRIIGGDDGGVFQIDSETGKIAVRNSDALDFETAPMRRLEVAMQRKSVSEVERSLEQQFLESIEESGASVTDFVPQLRVHANVTLWLFTDDVNETHKLAGHVLTVPENCFHGHSAGRIRVDDPDADGKFQFELLSQSPSDAFAVDEQSGEITVEDPAAMNFERCSEFHCLVRVRDQHGLSVTEKVIIRLVDINEAPDLKSGSWTLHPGTDQAFRIAATDPDCDDILIYRLLVDPTNGAFDLDPVSGDLILIDPSLLAKASGDGCTLLLQAEDKSGALSVGSVRVEWTPQNVQSQGIAAAIPDGNLSIGPGAWPAGTRRTSRFFAIFVATITAIFAIAFWEKMRRRSIKSIDWDAARPSEPVHPDADVNAFREQVESLRNEVKRNHIEANRIVLEKDTQIRELRLQITELSALLAEKVEAEQVEAEHNYEPGMPISVDDGQFSSRSEPSYADSYQPDLLKTQMETAEFVVPPSEREYDSADHSSSDSDLMDIRDQLAGLFSLTQAAHKTDPSKLNSAAAEQESHEDSVTAYLQKLLKPGGKASLGSESPQGSAETDRRGNDRRQYNDPSRPPELERRKGSRRAVDVESLRKDMNSFRNVSRQSTEFALAAHSFRKVRNRLLVRRAILISLLFVAVAVWFGRISQVMTNQLLVWSLTGTLLFIAAELTFRILKLKSRVKNSWKSLISSESNPETPVSSEVSQPSTIASAISKRHESSEKSTCKSVPASQDAAKA
- a CDS encoding sulfatase-like hydrolase/transferase, with translation MRNMLIAVVLLTKLSFTGLADEIQRPNVLFIAIDDLRNELGCYGVEAIQSPHIDELAASGVAFRRAYCQQAVCNPSRVSLMTGMRPDSTRVWDLITEMRSVIPDAVTVPQHFRSHGYRAVAYGKIFHNPFPDAASWDEPTHNPQGVISYSEDNRLRLAEYRKQMKKDGRPQSVIARMRGPATEVQQQPETKNYDGKQTRDALEKMTELARGEKPFFLAVGYIRPHLPFIVPQPYWELYNRDQIPLATNSFLPRDSPAVAFGNRSLGGFYEIRAYMDYADAPSPFERPLSVHQQRELKHGYYASVSFIDAQVGLLLQQLESLDLHQNTIVVLWGDHGWKLGEHGAWCKQTNYEIDTRAPLMIRAPGAKANGTMSNALVEFVDIYPTLCELAALPVPESVEGTSLVPILKGESSSVKEAAYSQFPRTHEGREYMGYAMRTDRYRYIEWQDQTTGSVTAQELYDHSNDPDENQNIAGRPEHEGLLTLLSEQMWKERPRPPVPHPFVTLRNTRTAAARRSAADLPALAWVPHEGMSLPVSRPAGIPQAVTFINAGRETIELFWRSQKDTEESYGTLVPGDRKVIRSRPGAVWAIRTEQNQLLGHFLVEERPQNAARAIIPEKR
- a CDS encoding Maf family protein is translated as MKIILASTSVYRRELLGRLGLEFECLAPEVDESMFSELPLAPADLASRLAQEKARAVAANRPEAIVIGADQVVDLAGKTLGKPGDQEKARQQLRMLAGKTHCLHTAVTVWMAGAEYSLINETRLRMRPLDDGEIYRYVTLDDPIHCAGSYMVERAGISLFDEVETSDFTAITGLPLLGLSGVLRSLGVAIP
- a CDS encoding metallophosphoesterase, with the translated sequence MTILTGCLLLLASIAGHTEYWVMLVNRTHSLGISYLILKAFRKLHDLAVVLFAAFVIWKLGVCPNGLLTGGTFAGQPRWAQNLLLFTIPGTIPLIVGILRWHLVMKRDFHRTDSSRTYDVSAPAVTPSAGNNVKGTRMHLSRLFPLNEIYHLQINEKSVHLSGEVGSSSEFRQEVKNTSPIRIVHFSDLHFVGCPGEGYYQWLFDRAMEMKPDVFAFTGDLIDDPTLLPLACRLLKPLTEIAPCFFVLGNHDWRFDSSEIRKQVEQTGWIDVSGNAITLKLADRNIVICGTERPWLGKAPPVVHQHTADLKLLLSHGPDQLRFAQRSGFNLMLAGHTHGGQVVLPVIGPVFAPSWYGVRYASGLFRIDTLNLHVSRGVGGKDPMRWRCPPELTCLNVFVD
- a CDS encoding glutamine--tRNA ligase/YqeY domain fusion protein; translated protein: MNTPSEHRDFVRQIIEEDNATGKWGGRVQTRFPPEPNGYLHIGHAKSICLNFGIAKEYGGKCNLRFDDTNPEKEDTEYVDSIMEDVRWLGFDWDDRLFYASDYFEQLYEWAEQLIRDGKAYVCSLPLEEIRAGRGTPTEPGVHSPYRSRTPEENLDLFRRMRAGEFAEGTHVLRAKIDMAHPHMLLRDPIMYRIRFAEHHRTGDKWCIYPTYDYTHGQSDSLEKITHSICTLEFENHRPLYDWYCDALAIHHPQQIEFNRLNLTYTVMSKRRLLQLVQDNAVSGWDDPRMPTLCGLRRRGYTPEAIRAFCAHVGVTKHNATMDMVVLENHLREDLNRRAERRMAVLNPLKVVITNYPEGESDELNAINNPEDAAAGTRVVPFSRELYIEREDFLEDPPKKFFRLGPGREVRLRWAYFITCTDVIKDASGEITEIHCTYDPETRGGDAPDGRKVKATLHWVSAKHAIPAEVRMYDHLFLREDPDEVDDESLDWRSNLNPESLRVNTAAMLEPALANASVGDQFQFERLGYFCVDRDSAPEALVFNRTVTLKDAWAKQQARS